The Nocardia sp. NBC_00508 nucleotide sequence CTACGGCGACGTCATCCCGGAGGGTTTCGAGGTCTATATCGGGCTGGAGGAGGCGGCCGCCCGGCTGTTCACTTACGAGAACGAACTCGTGCCGGGCCTGCTGCAGACCGAGGGCTACACCCGCGCGGTACTCACGGCGGCACATCCGGAACTGTCCACCGACGAGGTGGACCGCAGGGTGCGGCTGCGTCAGGCCAGGCAAGCGCTGGTCACCCGCGCCGACGCACCACTGCGATTGGACGTGCTGCTCAACGAGCCGGTGTTGCTGCGGCGTATCGGATCTGCGACGGTGGCCGCCGAGCAGCTCGATCACCTGCGCCGCATGTGCGATCTGCCGAACGTCCGCATTCGCCTGGTACCCATGGATTGCGGCTATCACGACGGGATGAACTCGGGCCGGTTCGTGCTGCTGGAGTTCCCGGAGGTGCAGTCCGGCGAACTGCCCGAACCGCCTGTTGTGTACGTGGAGGCGTTCACCGGACCGATCTACCTCGACAAGGAGCCGGAGACCACGCGATTCCGCACGGCTTTCGCGAGTATCGAGACGGTGACGGTCGACGCGCGCGCGGGCATCGAGGACGTGCGCGCGTCGCTCCCGTAGCTGATCACGCCGCGAGGGTCAGCACTTCGCGGGGCCCGGCGAGTCCCACGTGTCGCTCAAAACGGCGCGATGGGTCGGCAGTGCTTGCTCGTAGACCTCGCGACCTTTGTCGGTCAGGCAGACGAACACGGCGCGGCGGTCTTCGGCGCACATGGTGCGCCGCACCAGGCCGTCCCGCTCCAGCCGGGCCACGGCGCGCGACAGGGCACTCTGGCTCAGATAGATGTCGCCGGCGAGGTCGCTCATGCGGTAGTCGCCGCAGTTCGCGTCGACCAGTCGGTCCAACGTCTCGAATTCGCTGAGTCCGATGCGATGCCCGCCCTGAAGTGCTTTCTCGAGCGCGCAACTCACCGCCGCGTGTCGGTCGAGCAGCGCACGCCACTCGTCGACCAGCCCGGTCGGCGCGTCGCTGCACTGGGCTGTGTTCACCGTGGACGGCTTCGACATGGCCCCATCTTAGTGGTCAGCAGCATCGTATGCAATTGCATTAAATGTGTTGGCATTTAATGCAGGCGCATGTAATCTACTCCGCATGACTTCACCAGCAACGCTCTCGGCCGCCCCGGCGACCGATCCGACCAGATGGTCCGCCCGGCTTTGGGGCATGCTGATCACGCTGTGCATCGTGCTGTTCCTCGACGGTCTCGACGTTTCGATGATCGGTGTCGCGCTGCCGTCCATCGGCGCGGAACTCGATCTGTCCACCTCCACCCTGCAGTGGCTGGTCAGCGGCTACGTGCTCGGTTACGGCGGTCTCCTGCTGCTGGGCGGACGCACCGCCGACCTGCTCGGGCGGCGCAAGGTGTTCCTGATCGCGCTCGCGGTGTTCGCCGTCGCCTCGCTGGCCGGTGGCCTGGTCAACTCTGGGCCGCTGCTGATCCTCACCCGCTTCGTCAAGGGCCTCGCCGCCGCGTTCACCGCGCCGACCGGCCTGTCCATCATCACCACCAACTTCGCCGAGGGACCGGCCAGGAACAAGGCGCTGTCCATCTACACCGTGTTCGGCGCGGGCGGTTACTCCATGGGCCTGCTTTTCGGTGGTCTGATGACCGGAGTCGGCTGGCGCTGGACGTTCCTGCTTCCGGTGCCGATCGCGCTCGCCGCGCTGGCCGCCGCCTACGTGCTGGTGCCGAAGGACAAGCCCGCCGAGGAAGGCGGCCACGACATCCTCGGCGCGCTGCTGTCCACCGCCGCGATGCTGCTGCTGGTCTACACCGTTGTCTCCGCGCCGGAGGCAGGCTGGGCCTCGCTGCGCACGATCGGCTCGTTCGTCGCCGTTGTGGCGCTGTTCGCCGGGTTCGTCGTGACCGAGCAGCGGGTGCGCTACCCGCTGGTGCGCTTGGGCATCCTGCGCAAGTCCTCGCTGGTGCGCGCCAGCCTGGCGATCGTCGCGGTGGCGGGCTCCTACTTCAGCTGGCAGTTCATCGTGACCCTGTACATGCAGGACACCTTGGGCTGGTCGCCGCTGAAGCTGTCGATGGCGCTGCTGCCGGTCGGCCTGCTGGTCGTGCTGTCGGCGTTCTTCTCCGACAAGCTCGTCGATCGATTCGGCACCGGAGCGGTGATCGCGGTCACCATGGCTGTGATGGCCGTCGGGTACCTGCTGTTCCTCCGGCTGGACACCGCGCCGTCGTACCTGACGATGCTGCTGCCGGCAGTCTTGCTCATCGGCATCGGCTGGGTCGGCTTCCCCGCGATCAACATCCAGGCCACCAATGGCATCGATGACGACGAGCAGGGTTTGGCGGCGGGTGTGCTGCAGACCTCCATGCAGGTCGGCGCGGCCATCGTGCTCGCGGTGACCACGGCGATCATCTCCTCCGGCGCGCACGCCGACATCTCGGCGGCCGGGATGCTCGACACCTACCGACCCGGTCTGGAGTTTGCCGCAGGCGTGTCGATCGTCGGCGCGCTCGTCGCCTTGCTGGCTTTCGCGCCGAAGTTCCGCAGGCAGGAGCAGACGGCCGAGACGAAGGAGCTGGAACTCGTCGGCTGAGTACCGCATGCCGAGCGCCGTCACCGCACCGGGTGGCGGCGCTTCGGCATATGCGGCTGCCTCGCCTTCGCTCGGCCCGGCGCTCCAGCGGCTGCCTCGAGCCTTCGCTCGGCCCGGCGCTCCAGCGGCTGCCTCGAGCTTTCGCTCGGCCCGGCGCTCCAGCGGCTGCCTCGAGCTTTCGCTCGGCCCGGCGCTCCAGCGGCTGCCTCGAGCTTTCGCTCGGCCCGGCGCTCCAGCGGCTGCCTCGAGCTTTCGCTCGGCCCGGCGCTCCAGCGGCTGCCTCGAGCTTTCGCTCGGCCCGGCGCTCCAGCGGCTGCGCCCGGCGCATGAGCGGGTTGCGTCGAGTCTTCGCTCGGCCCGGCGCGGGCTTCGGACGGACTACGTCCCGGTTGCGCCTCTTATGCGGCTCAGGAGAACGGTGGGGCCACAGTGTCTTTCGCGGAGCGGATGAAGGTGAGTTCGTTGCCGTCGCGGCCGATCCGCGGCCACTCGATGCCCAGCGTGGGGTCGAAGGCATCGAGATCGCGGTCGAACTCAGGCTGGTACTCCAGCGAGCACAGGTAGGTGACCGTAGACCCGTCCTCTAGCGAGAGGATCGCGTGCCCGAGGCCCTCGGACAGGAACACCGAGCGCCGGTCGACGTCGTCGAGCAGCACGCTGTCCCAGCGTCCGTAGGTCGGCGAGCCGCGGCGCAGGTCGACGACCACGTCGAGGAACGCACCGCGCACACAGGTCACGTATTTCGCCTGGCCCGGCGGATCCTCGGTGTAGTGGATGCCGCGCAGCACGCCGGCCGCCGACACCGAGCAGTTCACCTGCCTCAGGTCGAACTGCCGCCCGGTCGCCTTCTCGAACTCCGAGGCCTTGAACCCTTCGAGGAACATGCCGCGATCGTCGCCGTGCTGGCGCGGGGTGATCACCCACGCGCCGGGCACCGCGAGTTCTCGGAACTCCATGCTCACCAGTCCCGTCCGCGTTCGAGCAATTCGAGCAGGTAGCGGCCGTAGCCGGAGCGGACCAGCGGTTCGGCGAGTGTGCGCAGCTGCTCGTCGTCGATGAAGCCCATCCGCCAGGCCACTTCCTCGGGAACGGCGATCTTCAGGCCCTGCCGCTCTTCGATGGTGCGCACGTAATTGGCCGCGTCCAGCAGCGAATCGAAGGTGCCGGTGTCCAGCCACGCGGTGCCGCGGGCCAGCACGTCCACGCGGAGCCGATCCTGCTCCAAGTAGGCGCGATTGATATCGGTGATCTCGTACTCACCCCGCGCCGACGGACGCAGCGAACGGGCGATCTCCACGACGTCGTTGTCATAGAAATACAGCCCTGGAATCGCGTAGTTCGAGCGGGGCGCCTTCGGCTTCTCCTCGATGGACACCGCGCGGCCCTCGGTGAACTCCACGACGCCGTAGGCCGTCGGGTCCGACACCCAGTAGGCGAAGACCGCGCCGCCGTCGATCCCGTGGAAGCGGCTGAGACTGGTGCCCAGCCCAGGGCCGTGAAAGATATTGTCGCCGAGTACCAGTGCGGCGCTTTCGTTGCCGATGTGATCGGCGCCGAGGACGAACGCCCTCGCCAGACCGTCGGGCTCGGGCTGGACCACGTAATCGAGGCACAGGCCGAACTGGCTACCGTCGCCGAGTAGCCGCATGAACGCCTCGGCGTCCTCCGGCGTGGTGATCACCAGGATGTCCCTGATCCCCGCGAGCATCAGCGTGGAAAGGGGGTAGTAGACCATGGGTTTGTCGTAGACCGGGACCAGCTGCTTGCTCACCCCGCGCGTGATCGGGTGCAGCCGGGAGCCGGTGCCGCCCGCCAAGATGATTCCGCGCATGCTTGGAGTCTGCCAGTTTCGCGGCGCCGGGATTCGATGAGGTTCCGAGTAGCCCTCAATTCGATTACGGGCGTTTCGTTTCCCCCTGCTTCCGGCGATTCTCTTGCGTAGGTCACGTGTGCATGGTGTTCTGAGAAGTCACCGTGTGAGATGTCAGCGCCGACAGCTCGCCTGGGCGACCCCGGTCCGGTCGTGACTCGGCGCGCCAGTGTGAAGTAGGTGCGCGATGGTGGCGACCAGAGACGGCGAGCCCGGCGTGGTGATGAATCCGGAGGGCCCCAGCGCGCAATCACGCTTGCTGCTGGCGACCTGCCTGGGTGTGGTGCGTCCCGTGCTGCGGACCTTCCCGGTGACCAAGGCGACCATCCCGTTCGGCGCGGCCACGGTGAACGGGCTGGCGCGGTTGCGTCCCGAGCCGCGCGGCATCGACCGCGAGCAGGTGTCGCTCAATGGTTTCCACTTGGAGATCATCCGTCCGGCCGGGGCGGCGCGTGCGCTGCGGCACGGCGCACTGCTCTACACGCATGGCGGCGGTTTCGCGATCTGCAACACCCGCAGCCACCGTCCGATCGCGGCGAGCCTGGCCCGCCGCACCGGACTGCCGGTGGTCAATGTCGAGTATCGCCAGTTGCCCGGTCGGCGTATCGACCAGTCGGTACAGGACTGCCTGACCGCCTACCGATGGCTGCTGCGGCACGGCGCGGATCCTGCGCGAATCGTCTTCGCGGGCGACTCGGCGGGCGGATACCTCGCTTTCGCGACGGCGCTGCGCGCGTTGGAATCGGGCCTGCCCGCGCCGGCCGGGCTGGTCGGACTGAGCCCGCTGCTGGATCTGGACTACGGCGCGAAGCGGGACTACGTGAACGTCACGCGCGATCCATACATCCCGCTGTCGGCGTTGGAGGCGGTAGTGCGCATCGGCGCCGAGGTCGACGGCATGCTCGATCCGGCCCTGTCGCCGGTGAACGCGGCGCTGTCCGGTCTTCCTCCGGTGCTGTTGATCGCCGCTGAAGACGAGGTGCTGCGGTTCGACTGCGAGCTGATGACGCAGCGGCTCACCGCGGCAGGCGTGCCGAACGCGCTGGAGCTGTGGCGCGGCCAGGTGCACGCCTTCATGAGCATGGCGCCCAACCTGCCGGAGAGCAGGGCGGCGCTGGCGCGGGTTTCCCGGTTCTTCCGGGCCCGCATCGCGGACGACCAGCAGGCGCGGACGGCCTGACCGCCCGGCCTCTCCCAGGCGAGCCCCGCCCCGCATTCGGACGGGACGGGGCTCGCGTCTGTGCGGACTCGTTCGCCGACGGGCGATCTGCCATCGATCGACTGGTATTCGCAATCGTGATTTATTTCCGAATCGAAGTTACCTATATTCGAGAGGGCAGGTCACGGGTCTGAAAGTAATCCCGTTTCATGTTGTTAAGCGTTTGTTCATCTTATGTCAAGGCCTGCGAAATAGCGGAAGCCCCGCCGCGCGGTTGCGCGGCGGGGCTTCCGTTGTTTTTCAGTTATGCGCGTTCAGCCGTGGATTACTTCGCCGGCGCGTTGAACGGCTGGTTGATCGTGGTGAAGTACTGGATCGCAGCACCGATCGCGACCGGGGCGGTGATGAACAGCTGGCCCGCGAGGGTGCCGAGGGCGCCGACAGCGAGGATGCCGCCGAGGCAGCCGATGGCGGCGGCCGGGATGAACGGGCCGAACAGGCCGACGATGGTCGCCGACGCGACGGTCGCGCCGGCGATGCCGCCGAGCACGCAGCCGACGGCCGCGCCGCTCAGCCCGCCGACCAGGGCGCCGATGGTGGCGCCGGTGGAGATGGTGTCCTTCATGCGGTTGAAGGCGGCCGTCTCACGGTCGTACTCGGTTTTCCACGGCGCCTTGTCCTCGAAGGGCAGGGCGACCGGCTTGTAGGTCGCCTTCGCCATGTCGAGCTGCGGGGTCAGGGTGGCGGTGCGGTCGGAGATCTCGGCCGCGATCGGGAACTCGAAGTCGTCCACCCGGAAGGACAGCGGCGTGGCGGCGACCACGTCGCCGTTGGCGGCCTTGACCTTGAAGGCACCGTCCTCGACGACCATGGAACCGGCATCGGTCGTGATGATCGACTGGGTGTCGGTCGCGTGCGCGGTGAAGTTCACCGCGCCGTTGTCGGCTTCGGGGGCCGCATTGACGGTGCCGGCAGTGACGCCGAGGGCGGCGATCAACAGCGCCGACGTCGCGGCGAATTTCCTCATCAGCATTTTGTTTGGAACCTCGATGTGAAGCGTTCGGAGGGGACTACACGAGCAAAATCTAGAGCAGCTAACGAGTGGTGAACCGGCTGTGACTATTTATTCAAATTTTGTTCACCGCACAGACTCGCGGCTTGGTGGGGTTGTAGAAATGTGGGCGCTGACCGGGGTTTACTGGAACAAACCAGACTCGCGGTTCTCAAAGCTGGGAATCAAATGAGACGAAGGTCACAGATTGAAATCGTGACTAGCTGCTCGGCAGCGCAGGCTCCGAGTCCGTCGTCGGAGCGATCGCTCCCGACGTAGAGTCATGGGGTGCGATTGCTCGTCACCGGCGGAGCCGGATTCATCGGCGCGAACTTCGTCCAGCAGACCGTGTCCGACCATCCCGATACCACCGTCACCGTCCTCGACGCCTTGACCTATGCCGGGAACCGGGCCTCGCTCGATCCGGTGGCCGACCGCATCGATTTCGTGCACGGCGACATCGCTGATCTGGACCTCGTCGACGATCTGGTCAGCGGCGTCGACGCGGTGGTGCACTTCGCCGCCGAGTCGCACAACGACAACTCCCTCGCCGAGCCCTGGCCGTTCGTGCAGACCAATATCGTCGGCACCTATTCGCTGCTGCAGGCCGTGCGCCGCCACGATGTGCGCTACCACCACGTGTCGACCGACGAGGTGTACGGCGACTTGGCGCCGGACGCCCCCGCGTTCACCGAGGCAACGCCGTACAACCCGTCCAGCCCGTACTCGGCCACCAAGGCTTCGAGCGATCTGCTGGTGCGCGCGTGGACCCGCTCGTTCGGAGTGCGGGCCACGATCTCCAACTGCAGCAACAACTATGGGCCTTACCAGCACGTGGAGAAGTTCATCCCACGCCAGATCACCAACCTGATCGACGGGATCCGCCCACGGCTCTACGGCGCCGGGGACCAAGTGCGCGACTGGATCCATGTAGACGACCACAACCGCGCCGTGTGGGACATCCTGCGCCGCGGCCGGATCGGGCAGACCTACCTGATCGGCGCCGACGGGGAACTGGACAACAAGTCGGTGGTGCGGCTGCTCCTGGCGGAGTTCGGCCGGGATCCCGACGACTTCGACCACGTCACCGATCGGCCCGGTCACGACCAGCGCTACGCGATCGACGCGACGCAGCTGCGCACCGAACTCGGCTGGCAGCCGCGCTATGCGGACTTCCGCGCCGGGCTGGCGGCGACCATCCAGTGGTACCGGGACAACGAATCCTGGTGGCGGCCGGTCAAGGCCGACACCGAGCGCTCCTATCGCGCGGCAGGCGAGCGGACGCTCAGCGCGGCCGGAGACTGAACCGGCTGAATGCCGTTGCGGGTGAGCCCCAGTCGACGGGTGGTGCTCCGAGGTGGCCTCGACCAGCGCCGCGATCAGGATCGGCCGGGATCAAATCGGTCGCACGTAAAGAAATCCCGCCCGCGCTGGTGCGCGGGCGGGACTCCCCGTTCGTTTTCAGTTGTTGTGCACGCCAAGTTGTGGATTACTTGGCCGGCGGGGTGAACGGCTGGTTGATCGTGGTGAAGTACTGGATCGCAGCGCCGATCGCGACCGGGGCGGTGACCAGCAGCTGGCCCGCGACGGTGCCCAGGGCGCCCACCGCGATAATGCCGCCGAGGCAGCCGATGGCCGCGGCCGGGATGAACGGGCCGAAAAGGCCGACGATCGTGGCGGCGGCGACGGTGGCGCCGGCGATGCCGCCGAGGATGCAGCCGACAGCGCCGCCGCCGATGCCGCCGACCAGGGTGCCGACGGCGGCGCCCATGGAGATGGTGCTGGTCAAGCGGGACCAGGCGGCCTGCTCACGGTCGTACTCGGTCTTCCACGGCGCCTTGTCCTCGTACGGCAGGGCGACCGGCTTGTAGGTCGCGTGGGCGGTGTCGAGCTGCGGGGTCAGGGTCGCGGTGCGGTCGGAGATGTCGGCGGCGATCGGGAACTCGAAGTCGTCCAGCCGGAAGGTCAGCGGGGTGGCCGTCAGTACGTTGCCATTGGCGGCCTTGACCTTGAAGACACCGTCCTCGATGACCATGGATCCGGCATCGGTAGTGATGATGGACTGGGTGTCGGTCGTGCGAGCGGTGAAGTTCACCGCGCCGTTGTCGGCTTCGGGGGCCGCGTTGACGGTGCCGGCGGTGACGCCGAGGGCGGCGATCAAAAGTGCCGACGTCGCGGCGAATTTCCTCATCAGCATTTGCTTGGAACCTCGATCTGAAGCGTTCGGGGGACTGGACAAGCCAGAAACCTAAACCAACCGTGGCCAGATTGTGATCTGGTTGTGATTGACTCCCATTCGATCTTGTGATTCCCGGCGGTGTCTAATGCCCACGCTCGCTTAGGTTTCCGCGCCTGAGAGCACGGACTTCCCTTGCCATCATGTGATGCATATCACATGATTTGCCTGGTCTACGTCTGCGGCGCCGTCTCCAGAGTCTGTCGCCATCTTTGCGGAATCCCCGACCTCGACCAGGCAAACGACCTGGTCAGCGGTATCGAGGTGTTGTCGGATCCGCGGCCGAATCTCGTTGCCGCTCAGCCCCAAACGACGGTGTAGTACTTCGCCGCCGCCGCGATGAGCGCCGCGCTCGTCGTCACGATCACGGTGACGGCCGGACCCACTGTCGGGGTCTTGCCTGCGGTATCGGTGAGCCGCAACGGCATCCAGCGCAGCAGCACCGCGAACGCGACGATCGCCAGCGGCACGAAGTAGCGGCCCTGCACACCGTCGACGATGTAGTAGCCGACGGGCGTGAACGACATGTAGAGCGTCACGTAGATCATCGCCACGCTCGCCGCCACGGTGAGCGCGACTATCAGCGTGCGGCGGAAGGCGGCGGCGTTCATCCGCTCGGAGATGCCCAGGCTCACCGCGAACGCGAGCAGGCAGGCCAGCATCGAGAGGGCGGGAACGTCGATGTAGGCGAAGCCCAGTTCGCCGAAGAACTGGCTGAACCAGCGCTGGTCGCGCAGCGCGATGCTCTCGCCGAGTACGTGCACGAACTGTGGCGGGTCGCCGAGGATGCCACTGAGCTGGTCACCGGGTCGCACCGAGCGCCACTGGTGCTGCGGCCGCATCAAGCCCATGCCATCGCCGGTCGGCGCCGCGATCTTCATCCACACCGCGAAAGCGAGCGCGCCCGTCGCGGCGAAGACCCATGGAATCCAGCGCCGCCAGCCGGTGAACCCGAACCGGTCCGCTGGCACCAGCACGACGAGCATCGCGAGCAGCACATACGTCGGCTTGCTCACCGGCAGCAGGATCGTCGCGGCCAGCAGGGCGCCGATCTCCATCCGGCCCAGTCGCTCGCCGAGGAACAGAGCCTTCACCAGCAGCGCGCAGACGAGGATCGCCAACGCGTTGGTCATGGTGTCGGCCGTGACCGTGCCCGCCTGGAACACCGCGATCGGCAGCACCGCGACGGTGAACGCCAGCCACTGCACCCGGTGCGCACGCAGCGCGTAGAGGCCGAAGCCGACCACCGCGAGGTAGGCCGCCAACCCGGCGAGCCGGGTGATCAGGAGCATGCCGCCGACGTCGAGCCCGAACAACTCGCCGAGCCGGATGCCGATCGCGGCCGGGATGTAGGGCACCGGCGAGTAAGCGGCGGTATTGGTGAACCAGACCGGTTCCGCGGCGTCCGACACCGCGGTGCTCGTCAACTGCTCGTAGCGGGCGGGGTTCTCCACCATCGGGTCGGGCTCGTCCGGGTTGGTGGTGTAGTCCTTGAGGGCGTAGCCCATCAGCGCGGTGATGCTGGACGGAACGTCGCCGCCGTAGGCGTTGCCGCGGTCGTCGTGGATCCGCTGCGGCAGCAATCCGCCGTGCGCGACCTGGTAGGCGCGGCCGAACTGGGTGATCTCGTCATGACCCCAGAACGGCGGGGTGAGCACAGTGAACAGTCCACCGAAGACCGCCGCGAGCACGGTGAAGGCGAGCGTCGCTCCGCCGAGGCGCGCAACGGCTCGGCGCGCGAAGCTCTGCACGGACCGGCCTGCAGTGGTCGCCGCTGAGCTATCGGCCGCCGGTAGCGGTGCGGTGTCGGTCGCGGGTAGCGGTGCGGTGTCGGTCGGAGGGGCTAGTTCCTGCTCCGGCGTCGCGGTCTGATCCGCCGTCGTCAACGCCCGGCTCCGCCGTCGCGGGCGGCACCACCGTTGCTGTTCGCGCCCACCGCCGTGTACCGCAGGTAGACCAGGCGCGCGGCTTCGTGCCTGGAGCGCCGGATGCCGTCCAGGATCAGGCCTGCGGTCCAGGCCAGGCTGCCGAGCAGCAGCAGGGTGAAGCCGAGGAACAGGGTCGGGAAGCGCGGCACTTCATGGGTGTTGTAGAACTCGATCACGATCGGGATGGTCAGGATGATCGAGACCAGCCAGCTCAGCGTGCCGAACAAACCGTAGAACGCGACCGGCCGCTCATGCCTGGCCAGCCCGATGATCAGCGCGAGGATCTTGAATCCGTCGTGGTAGGTGCGCAGCTTGCTCTCGCTGCCCGCGGGACGGTCGCGGAAGTCGACCGGCACCGCGGTCTGCGGCACCCGCAGGTGCAGCGAATGCACCGTGAGCTCGGTCTCGATCTCGAACTCGCGGGAGACCGCGGGAAAGCTCTTCACAAAGCGGCGGGAGAACACCCGGAAGCCGGACAGCATGTCCTCGACGTTCTCGCCGAACACCTTTCCGACCACACCGTTGAGCACCTTGTTGCCGGTCTCGTGTCCGGTGCGGTAGGCGGAGCCGCCCTCGTCCTGTTTGCGGACGCCGAGCACGTGGTCATAGGGGCCGTCCAGCAGGGTTTTGATCATCAGCGGCGCGGCCGACGCCTCGTAGGTGTCGTCGCCGTCGATCATCAAGTAGACGTCGGCCTCGATGTCGGCGAAGGCGCGGCGCACCACGTTGCCCTTGCCCTTGGTGTGCTCGTGCCGCACGATCGCTCCGGCCTCGCGGGCCCGTTCGGCGGTGGAGTCCGTGCTCAAATTGTCGTAGACGTAGACGACGATTCCCGGCACGGCGGCTTGTAGGTCGGCGACGACCTTGGCGACCGAAGCCTCTTCGTTGTGACACGGAACCACGGCGGCAATACGAAGCTCGGTGGAGTCCACCCCGGTCAATCCTCGCGATCGGTGCTGAATGTGGGAACACGGGGAGGGTACAGGGAACCCGCCGTGGCTGCGTGGCCGACCTCACCGGGTGCGGGCCCGGAATTCGCCCTCGGGTCCGGTTCGGCCGGGCTGCGGTACCGTCGGGCCGTGCCATCCCGTGAGTCCACCGCACCCGCAGCCGAGCCCGGCACCCAGGAGACCGGATCGCTCGTCCGCAAGGTGCTCACCGCGCTACGCCGCGGCGGCGCTTTCCTCGTCGTCGGCGCGATCGGATTTCTGGTGGATGCGGGCACGTACAACCTCCTGGTGTTCTGGGGTGGCGAGGGTCTGCTCTATCACTACCCACTGCCCGCCAAAATCATCGCGATCGCGGTGGCAACCGTGGTGACCTACTTCGGCAACAAGTGGTGGACCTTCGCGCACAAGCAGACCGACAACCCCGGGCGCGAGTACCTGCTGTACGCGGTGTTCAACGTCGTCGCGATCGGCCTGCAACTGGGCTGTCTCGGGTTCTCCCGCTACCTGCTCGACCTGTCCAGCCCGCTGTCGGACAACATCTCCGGCACCCTCATCGGGCAGATCGTGGCCGTGGTCTTCCGCTACTGGGCCTACGACAAATTCGTCTTCACGGGTGCTCGCGAGCGTGCGGGCAACACCGCGGACAACGGATCGGCGAATGTTCAGCAATACTTCGAGTAAGGGACGGCGTGGTTGCACGGCGGGCACGCCGAGAGGCCGGTTGATATCCTCACCCCCGCCGTGAAGGCATCCAGGGGCGTGTCTGTCCCGTCCGGCACAATGAGAATTCCGAGGATTTCATGGATCAGTCGGCTACCCAGGCCGTTACCGAAACAAACGATCGCTCGACGGCCGCTGACGCGCCTGCTGCACTGCGCGCCGACCATCGAGCGCCGGACCGGCTCGTGTTACAGCGCGGGATCTTCACCGGTCCGTCGGAAAGGGTGAGCGACGAGCTCTACGCCGTCGTCAAGGGTGGCTCGCAGAGAGAACGCTTAACGCTGCGACTGGACAAGGGCGCGACCGCGCACACCAACACCTACTTCGGCCGGTTCGCCGCCAGCTACTGGCAGCGCTGGACCACGGTCACCGAAGTCCGGGTCACCGTGGTGCTCGACGTCGTCGCGAAGGCGAAGATCCGGCTGGTCGCCTCCGACATCGCCGGTCACCGCAGGATCATCGCCACCGCGCAGGTCGACGCGAGCGG carries:
- a CDS encoding MarR family winged helix-turn-helix transcriptional regulator yields the protein MSKPSTVNTAQCSDAPTGLVDEWRALLDRHAAVSCALEKALQGGHRIGLSEFETLDRLVDANCGDYRMSDLAGDIYLSQSALSRAVARLERDGLVRRTMCAEDRRAVFVCLTDKGREVYEQALPTHRAVLSDTWDSPGPAKC
- a CDS encoding DUF2142 domain-containing protein, which encodes MTTADQTATPEQELAPPTDTAPLPATDTAPLPAADSSAATTAGRSVQSFARRAVARLGGATLAFTVLAAVFGGLFTVLTPPFWGHDEITQFGRAYQVAHGGLLPQRIHDDRGNAYGGDVPSSITALMGYALKDYTTNPDEPDPMVENPARYEQLTSTAVSDAAEPVWFTNTAAYSPVPYIPAAIGIRLGELFGLDVGGMLLITRLAGLAAYLAVVGFGLYALRAHRVQWLAFTVAVLPIAVFQAGTVTADTMTNALAILVCALLVKALFLGERLGRMEIGALLAATILLPVSKPTYVLLAMLVVLVPADRFGFTGWRRWIPWVFAATGALAFAVWMKIAAPTGDGMGLMRPQHQWRSVRPGDQLSGILGDPPQFVHVLGESIALRDQRWFSQFFGELGFAYIDVPALSMLACLLAFAVSLGISERMNAAAFRRTLIVALTVAASVAMIYVTLYMSFTPVGYYIVDGVQGRYFVPLAIVAFAVLLRWMPLRLTDTAGKTPTVGPAVTVIVTTSAALIAAAAKYYTVVWG
- the rfbB gene encoding dTDP-glucose 4,6-dehydratase gives rise to the protein MRLLVTGGAGFIGANFVQQTVSDHPDTTVTVLDALTYAGNRASLDPVADRIDFVHGDIADLDLVDDLVSGVDAVVHFAAESHNDNSLAEPWPFVQTNIVGTYSLLQAVRRHDVRYHHVSTDEVYGDLAPDAPAFTEATPYNPSSPYSATKASSDLLVRAWTRSFGVRATISNCSNNYGPYQHVEKFIPRQITNLIDGIRPRLYGAGDQVRDWIHVDDHNRAVWDILRRGRIGQTYLIGADGELDNKSVVRLLLAEFGRDPDDFDHVTDRPGHDQRYAIDATQLRTELGWQPRYADFRAGLAATIQWYRDNESWWRPVKADTERSYRAAGERTLSAAGD
- a CDS encoding helix-turn-helix domain-containing protein, which gives rise to MGLPQGTTGSTMPRRQLGRQLRDLRNRAGMTTRVAAQQLEWSEAKIWRIETGQTSLRSLDVEAMCKVYGAPPELLEPLTALARDTKARGWWTAYGDVIPEGFEVYIGLEEAAARLFTYENELVPGLLQTEGYTRAVLTAAHPELSTDEVDRRVRLRQARQALVTRADAPLRLDVLLNEPVLLRRIGSATVAAEQLDHLRRMCDLPNVRIRLVPMDCGYHDGMNSGRFVLLEFPEVQSGELPEPPVVYVEAFTGPIYLDKEPETTRFRTAFASIETVTVDARAGIEDVRASLP
- a CDS encoding dTDP-4-dehydrorhamnose 3,5-epimerase family protein is translated as MEFRELAVPGAWVITPRQHGDDRGMFLEGFKASEFEKATGRQFDLRQVNCSVSAAGVLRGIHYTEDPPGQAKYVTCVRGAFLDVVVDLRRGSPTYGRWDSVLLDDVDRRSVFLSEGLGHAILSLEDGSTVTYLCSLEYQPEFDRDLDAFDPTLGIEWPRIGRDGNELTFIRSAKDTVAPPFS
- a CDS encoding MFS transporter — its product is MTSPATLSAAPATDPTRWSARLWGMLITLCIVLFLDGLDVSMIGVALPSIGAELDLSTSTLQWLVSGYVLGYGGLLLLGGRTADLLGRRKVFLIALAVFAVASLAGGLVNSGPLLILTRFVKGLAAAFTAPTGLSIITTNFAEGPARNKALSIYTVFGAGGYSMGLLFGGLMTGVGWRWTFLLPVPIALAALAAAYVLVPKDKPAEEGGHDILGALLSTAAMLLLVYTVVSAPEAGWASLRTIGSFVAVVALFAGFVVTEQRVRYPLVRLGILRKSSLVRASLAIVAVAGSYFSWQFIVTLYMQDTLGWSPLKLSMALLPVGLLVVLSAFFSDKLVDRFGTGAVIAVTMAVMAVGYLLFLRLDTAPSYLTMLLPAVLLIGIGWVGFPAINIQATNGIDDDEQGLAAGVLQTSMQVGAAIVLAVTTAIISSGAHADISAAGMLDTYRPGLEFAAGVSIVGALVALLAFAPKFRRQEQTAETKELELVG
- the rfbA gene encoding glucose-1-phosphate thymidylyltransferase RfbA yields the protein MRGIILAGGTGSRLHPITRGVSKQLVPVYDKPMVYYPLSTLMLAGIRDILVITTPEDAEAFMRLLGDGSQFGLCLDYVVQPEPDGLARAFVLGADHIGNESAALVLGDNIFHGPGLGTSLSRFHGIDGGAVFAYWVSDPTAYGVVEFTEGRAVSIEEKPKAPRSNYAIPGLYFYDNDVVEIARSLRPSARGEYEITDINRAYLEQDRLRVDVLARGTAWLDTGTFDSLLDAANYVRTIEERQGLKIAVPEEVAWRMGFIDDEQLRTLAEPLVRSGYGRYLLELLERGRDW
- a CDS encoding alpha/beta hydrolase, producing the protein MVATRDGEPGVVMNPEGPSAQSRLLLATCLGVVRPVLRTFPVTKATIPFGAATVNGLARLRPEPRGIDREQVSLNGFHLEIIRPAGAARALRHGALLYTHGGGFAICNTRSHRPIAASLARRTGLPVVNVEYRQLPGRRIDQSVQDCLTAYRWLLRHGADPARIVFAGDSAGGYLAFATALRALESGLPAPAGLVGLSPLLDLDYGAKRDYVNVTRDPYIPLSALEAVVRIGAEVDGMLDPALSPVNAALSGLPPVLLIAAEDEVLRFDCELMTQRLTAAGVPNALELWRGQVHAFMSMAPNLPESRAALARVSRFFRARIADDQQARTA